In Apium graveolens cultivar Ventura chromosome 10, ASM990537v1, whole genome shotgun sequence, the following are encoded in one genomic region:
- the LOC141693535 gene encoding branched-chain-amino-acid aminotransferase 2, chloroplastic-like — MIQRSACLRGLLTKHSTFLSSTPKAGATCFATQATAALNSCDPSTYSGDEYADVDWNNLGFGLMPSDYMYTMKCSDYENFEQGKLSRYGNIEMSPSAGVLNYGQGLFEGIKAYRRDNGGLFLFRPEQNAMRMQIGAERMCMPAPSVEQFVDAVKHTALANRRWIPPPGKGSLYIRPLLIGSGPILGLGPAPEYTFLIYASPVGNYFKEGTAPLNLYVEDEFFRSSHGGVGGVKSITNYAPVLKAQGRARSRGFSDVLYLNSVDKRNLEEASSCNIFIVKDGVISTPKPNGSILEGITRKSIIDIARDLGYQVEERSVPVDDLMDADEVFCSGTAVGVAPVGSITYQNKSVQYKMDAELVSRRLYSTLTGIYRGAVEDKWGWVVEID; from the exons ATGATACAAAGAAGTGCATGCCTACGTGGTCTATTAACCAAACATTCAACCTTTCTTTCTTCCACTCCTAAG GCAGGAGCTACATGCTTTGCAACTCAGGCCACTGCTGCTTTAAATTCCTGTGATCCGTCAACTTATAG TGGAGATGAATATGCTGATGTTGATTGGAATAATCTTGGGTTTGGCCTAATGCCATCAGATTATATGTACACCATGAAATGCTCAGACTATGAAAATTTCGAACAGGGGAAACTTAGTCGATATGGAAACATTGAGATGAGCCCTTCTGCTGGTGTCTTGAACTATGGACAG GGATTGTTTGAAGGCATTAAAGCTTATAGGCGAGACAATGGAGGCCTGTTCCTGTTCCGTCCAGAACAAAATGCAATGAGGATGCAAATTGGTGCAGAGAGAATGTGCATGCCAGCACCTTCTGTTGAGCAATTTGTAGATGCTGTAAAACACACTGCCCTTGCTAATCGTCGCTGG ATTCCTCCTCCAGGAAAAGGGTCACTGTATATAAGGCCTCTGCTAATTGGGAGTGGTCCAATACTAGGATTAGGTCCAGCACCTGAATATACTTTTCTAATCTATGCTTCACCTGTTGGCAACTACTTTAAG GAGGGTACAGCACCCTTGAATCTCTATGTTGAAGATGAATTTTTTCGTTCCTCTCATGGTGGAGTTGGAGGTGTCAAAAGCATTACAAATTATGCCCCG GTTTTAAAAGCGCAAGGCAGAGCAAGAAGTAGAGGTTTCTCCGATGTCTTATATCTCAATTCAGTTGACAAGCGAAATCTAGAGGAGGCTAGTTCTTGTAACATTTTTATTGTTAAG GACGGTGTTATTTCCACTCCAAAACCAAATGGATCAATTCTTGAAGGAATTACACGAAAAAGCATTATCGATATAGCTCGTGATCTTGGCTACCAG GTTGAGGAGCGATCCGTTCCAGTGGACGATTTgatggatgctgatgaagttTTTTGCTCTGGGACGGCTGTTGGTGTTGCTCCAGTTGGTAGTATTACATACCAGAACAAAAG TGTACAGTACAAGATGGATGCTGAGCTTGTGAGTCGCAGATTGTACTCAACTTTGACAGGAATTTATAGAGGTGCTGTCGAAGATAAATGGGGATGGGTTGTAGAAATTGACTGA